From Calothrix sp. PCC 6303, a single genomic window includes:
- a CDS encoding SWIM zinc finger family protein has translation MTKFSRTWWGEIFIKALESFTDSGRLQRGRSYAGGGKVKSFEINGNQITAKVRGSVNPYFGVHKEPTYDISIQITPIPKTSWNLTIEKLSSKASIVSRLLLNEVPENIEDTFSQLGLHLLPKSRQDFKTKCSCPDSSNPCKHIAGVYYLVASQLDSNPFLLFELRGLSKAELQAKLAQTPLGKALSQELDTKEISNEVSTSFYTQPQKQEVTVKTSAREFWLGTKRLPQTIELSINNSVPAILIKKQGDYPAFWDKDSSFIETMEEFYQRVKTKNQNLI, from the coding sequence ATGACTAAATTTTCTCGAACTTGGTGGGGAGAAATTTTCATTAAAGCCTTGGAATCATTTACCGATTCTGGTAGATTGCAACGAGGTCGTTCTTATGCTGGTGGTGGAAAAGTCAAAAGCTTTGAAATCAACGGCAACCAAATTACTGCCAAAGTTAGAGGTTCAGTAAATCCATATTTTGGGGTTCATAAAGAACCAACTTATGATATTTCCATTCAAATTACACCTATCCCAAAAACAAGCTGGAATTTGACAATTGAGAAACTTTCATCAAAAGCAAGTATTGTTTCTCGACTTTTGCTAAATGAGGTTCCCGAAAATATTGAAGATACATTTTCCCAACTTGGATTACACCTCTTACCAAAGAGTCGTCAGGACTTCAAAACAAAATGTTCTTGTCCCGATTCTTCTAACCCTTGTAAACACATAGCAGGAGTTTATTATTTAGTTGCTTCCCAACTCGATAGCAATCCATTTTTGCTATTTGAACTTCGGGGATTATCGAAAGCTGAACTGCAAGCAAAACTTGCCCAAACACCTTTAGGAAAAGCACTTTCCCAAGAATTAGATACTAAAGAAATCAGTAACGAAGTTTCGACTTCATTCTATACCCAGCCACAAAAGCAAGAAGTTACTGTTAAAACTAGTGCGAGAGAATTTTGGTTAGGTACAAAGCGACTACCCCAAACGATTGAGCTTTCAATAAATAATAGTGTACCAGCAATTTTGATTAAAAAACAGGGAGATTATCCAGCATTTTGGGATAAAGATAGTTCTTTTATTGAAACTATGGAAGAATTTTATCAGCGTGTGAAAACAAAAAATCAAAATTTGATTTAA
- a CDS encoding nucleotidyl transferase AbiEii/AbiGii toxin family protein: protein MEWEPHRATKNLDLLSFGANDISSLMAIFKEICRQQYDQDGISFHEETVRGEKIKEEQEYEGVRINLQGKLDSTKISIQVDIGFGDAVTPLPEEALLPSILDLPAPRLQIYPRETVVAEKFQAMVALGISNSRLKDFYDIWFLCQSFEFQGNLLVYRDTSY, encoded by the coding sequence ATGGAATGGGAACCTCATAGAGCAACAAAGAATTTAGATTTGCTTAGTTTTGGGGCTAATGATATTTCCAGTTTGATGGCAATATTTAAAGAGATTTGTCGTCAACAATACGATCAAGATGGTATTAGCTTTCACGAAGAAACTGTCAGAGGAGAAAAAATAAAAGAAGAGCAAGAATATGAAGGAGTCAGAATCAACTTGCAAGGAAAGCTAGATTCTACTAAAATTTCTATTCAAGTTGATATTGGATTTGGGGATGCAGTTACTCCATTACCTGAAGAAGCTTTACTGCCAAGCATTTTGGATTTACCGGCTCCACGTCTGCAAATTTACCCTCGTGAAACAGTAGTTGCTGAAAAGTTTCAAGCAATGGTTGCTCTTGGTATTAGTAATAGCCGGCTAAAAGACTTTTACGATATTTGGTTTCTTTGTCAAAGTTTTGAGTTTCAAGGAAATTTACTTGTTTACAGAGACACAAGTTACTGA
- a CDS encoding GNAT family N-acetyltransferase: MKQSDRSQDLREYINSQIAIRLFEERDAEQIALLFHDTVREINIRDYSSNQVRAWAPDNIYFRDWVKMCSSRFTYIAYDMGIIIGFGELEANGHIDCFYCHKNYQGCGVGKQIYRVIETKAVELSLNRLFVEVSITAKPFFQRMGFSIVQKQEVTCRGESFVNYVMEKSL, translated from the coding sequence ATGAAACAATCCGATCGCAGTCAAGACCTCCGCGAATACATAAATAGTCAGATTGCAATACGATTATTTGAAGAACGGGATGCCGAACAAATAGCCCTGTTATTCCATGACACGGTTCGTGAAATCAATATCCGCGACTACTCAAGCAACCAAGTTCGGGCATGGGCACCGGATAATATCTACTTTAGAGACTGGGTGAAAATGTGTTCAAGTCGATTTACATATATTGCCTATGATATGGGCATAATTATCGGGTTTGGAGAGCTAGAAGCGAATGGTCATATCGACTGTTTTTATTGCCATAAAAATTACCAAGGTTGCGGTGTCGGTAAGCAAATTTATCGAGTAATTGAAACAAAAGCAGTTGAGTTGTCATTGAATCGATTGTTTGTTGAGGTTAGTATTACCGCAAAACCGTTTTTCCAACGCATGGGGTTTTCAATTGTCCAAAAGCAGGAAGTAACTTGTCGGGGTGAAAGTTTTGTTAATTACGTAATGGAAAAGTCTCTTTAA
- a CDS encoding type II toxin-antitoxin system VapC family toxin, with protein MMKYLFDSNILIYHLRGSLNQRGSDLILEGLTGEGAYSIISKIELLGFNQTPAEEQQARLFLSGLQELELTSDIAEQTIQLRKNYKIKLPDAAIAATAIIHQLTLITRNTSDFLRIAGLNIINPFT; from the coding sequence ATGATGAAATATCTTTTCGACAGCAATATCCTGATTTACCACCTCCGGGGTAGCCTTAATCAGCGCGGTAGCGACCTGATTCTTGAAGGACTGACTGGAGAAGGAGCCTACTCGATTATCTCGAAAATCGAATTGCTCGGCTTTAATCAAACCCCTGCCGAAGAGCAACAAGCCAGACTATTCCTTTCTGGACTACAGGAACTGGAACTAACCTCCGATATTGCTGAACAGACGATTCAACTTAGAAAAAACTACAAAATCAAGTTACCAGATGCTGCGATCGCCGCCACTGCGATCATCCACCAGTTAACACTAATCACCCGAAACACCAGTGACTTCCTCAGAATTGCAGGACTGAATATCATCAACCCCTTCACCTAA
- a CDS encoding DEAD/DEAH box helicase, which translates to MKIIHGTWIPSAEADFIQAGSLFLWVETPVCQKTSNKNPKIHPGHLDKNALITFLTQELGIKTSPVELNQRIFPQYFALPTANNQPLASPELSKYLEAEIPEDFDFAYWQVDCYDIQTVNAIKVISDIHFLALYLSNEIQLGSDLLFWYHYTQTFKQVVLKDQYIPALKYRIKEVVTTTKKGKKQTEAQAKQSPEIYATWEIISEQYEANITKYIEYMPLICVAGSATLHNQVEFFDRETLLRHFSESLLNNIVINTTSTAAFDKRIEDSLIYHCLYQKKCNPLKGNVAITEYQQWLTWKSKITRSQNDSSFNLCFQLQSPPSENIKNWQIQFLVASKQDPSSKLALVDYWKMKLENGDINSVSNKKSKKSSSSQTSNSQLPNFIDKDFETNLLLNLGYAARMYPKLWQGLETDKPIGLQISLDEAFDFLKESAWVLEDANFKVIVPAWYTPAGRRRAKVRLKASSGGKSASKNDKKGYFGLDSLVEYEYELAIGEELVTRSEWEQLVDAKTPLVNFRGQWMELDRDKMQQMLEFWQTHGDEKPSMSMLEFLQRSAEAGEEWEIEHDDFLSEMITKLQDKSQLEPVCELPNLQGNLREYQKRGVSWLSYLEKLGLNGCLADDMGLGKSVQVIARLVQEKDEEEKSSLETASKKTIEKKKGKKADNLNSDNLNQEKNSLLPTLLIAPTSVVGNWQKEIAKFAPHLKAMVHHGSDRITQLADFEAACRQNDVIITSFTLARKDEKLLNSVEWQRLVLDEAQNIKNPKAAQTKAILKISSKHRLALTGTPVENRLLDLWSIFNFLNPGYLGKEAQFRKSFEIPIQKDNDKVKSSTLKKLVEPLILRRVKTDQSIINDLPDKVDQKLYTNLTKEQASLYEAVVKDVEKQLEAAEGIQRKGLILSTLMKLKQICNHPAQFLQDGSEFSVMRSHKLSRLVEMLEEAVSEGDSLLVFSQFTEVCESIEKHIKHTLHYNTYYLHGGTTRQRREKMIEEFQNPETEPSVFILSLKAGGVGITLTKANHVFHFDRWWNPAVEEQASDRAFRIGQKKNVFVHKFVAIGTLEEKIDQMIEDKKKLAAAVVGSDESWLTELDNEAFKQLIALNKSAILE; encoded by the coding sequence GTGAAAATAATTCATGGAACCTGGATACCAAGCGCTGAAGCAGATTTTATCCAAGCAGGTAGCTTATTCCTGTGGGTAGAAACTCCTGTTTGCCAAAAAACTAGTAATAAAAACCCAAAAATCCATCCTGGGCATCTTGACAAAAATGCATTAATCACTTTCCTAACTCAGGAATTGGGAATTAAGACAAGCCCTGTTGAATTAAATCAACGCATATTTCCCCAATATTTCGCTTTACCAACCGCAAACAATCAACCTTTAGCTTCTCCAGAATTAAGTAAGTATTTAGAAGCGGAAATTCCTGAAGATTTTGATTTTGCCTATTGGCAGGTGGATTGCTACGATATTCAAACAGTGAATGCGATAAAAGTCATTAGCGATATTCACTTTTTGGCACTATATCTATCAAATGAAATTCAACTTGGTTCTGATTTGTTATTTTGGTATCATTACACCCAAACTTTCAAACAAGTTGTTCTCAAAGACCAATATATTCCCGCATTAAAATACCGAATAAAAGAAGTTGTCACCACCACAAAGAAAGGTAAGAAACAAACTGAGGCTCAAGCGAAACAATCACCGGAAATTTACGCTACATGGGAAATAATTTCCGAGCAATACGAAGCAAATATCACTAAATATATCGAATACATGCCACTAATTTGTGTGGCAGGTTCCGCAACACTTCATAATCAAGTGGAATTCTTCGACAGAGAAACACTTTTACGCCATTTTAGTGAATCTCTTCTGAATAATATTGTTATTAACACAACCTCTACAGCCGCTTTTGATAAACGAATTGAAGATTCATTAATTTACCACTGTCTTTATCAAAAAAAGTGCAATCCCCTAAAAGGGAATGTCGCAATAACCGAATATCAGCAATGGTTGACTTGGAAAAGTAAAATTACCCGCAGTCAAAATGACTCATCTTTTAATCTTTGTTTTCAACTCCAATCCCCTCCTTCAGAAAATATAAAGAATTGGCAGATTCAGTTTTTAGTAGCGAGTAAACAAGACCCTTCTTCAAAGTTAGCATTAGTTGACTATTGGAAAATGAAACTGGAGAATGGGGATATAAATAGTGTCAGCAATAAGAAAAGCAAAAAATCATCATCTTCCCAAACTTCCAATTCCCAACTTCCCAACTTTATCGATAAGGACTTTGAAACCAACCTGCTACTAAATTTAGGATATGCAGCACGAATGTATCCGAAATTATGGCAGGGATTAGAAACCGATAAACCAATTGGACTGCAAATTAGTTTAGATGAAGCATTTGATTTTCTCAAAGAAAGTGCTTGGGTATTGGAAGACGCAAATTTTAAAGTAATTGTACCAGCTTGGTACACTCCCGCAGGTCGCCGTCGGGCAAAAGTTCGTCTGAAAGCTTCCTCTGGGGGGAAATCTGCTAGTAAAAATGATAAAAAAGGTTATTTTGGTCTGGACTCATTGGTAGAGTATGAATATGAGTTAGCAATTGGAGAGGAACTAGTTACCCGCAGTGAATGGGAACAACTGGTTGATGCGAAAACTCCTCTAGTAAATTTTCGCGGTCAATGGATGGAATTAGACCGTGATAAAATGCAGCAAATGTTGGAATTTTGGCAAACTCATGGTGATGAAAAGCCTTCCATGTCGATGTTAGAGTTTCTCCAACGCAGTGCAGAAGCTGGGGAAGAGTGGGAAATCGAACATGATGATTTTTTGTCGGAGATGATTACCAAGCTGCAAGATAAAAGTCAGTTGGAACCAGTTTGCGAATTACCGAATTTACAAGGAAATTTGCGTGAATATCAAAAACGTGGTGTTTCCTGGTTGAGTTATCTGGAAAAGCTGGGGTTAAATGGTTGTTTAGCTGATGATATGGGATTGGGAAAATCTGTCCAGGTAATTGCCAGACTTGTGCAGGAGAAGGATGAGGAAGAAAAATCAAGTTTAGAAACAGCTTCTAAGAAAACTATCGAGAAGAAGAAAGGGAAAAAAGCAGATAATTTAAACTCAGACAACTTAAACCAGGAGAAAAACAGCTTATTACCGACATTATTAATTGCACCAACCTCAGTAGTCGGAAACTGGCAAAAAGAAATTGCTAAATTTGCACCACACCTAAAAGCAATGGTACATCATGGAAGCGATCGCATAACTCAACTAGCAGACTTTGAAGCTGCTTGTCGGCAAAATGATGTGATAATTACTTCCTTTACTTTGGCTCGCAAAGATGAAAAACTATTAAATAGTGTCGAGTGGCAGCGTTTGGTATTGGATGAAGCGCAAAATATCAAAAATCCCAAAGCTGCACAAACCAAAGCCATCCTGAAAATATCGTCAAAACACCGACTTGCATTGACAGGAACACCTGTAGAAAACCGTTTGTTGGATTTATGGTCAATTTTTAACTTCCTCAATCCCGGTTATTTGGGGAAAGAAGCACAGTTTCGTAAATCCTTTGAAATTCCCATCCAGAAGGATAACGACAAAGTTAAATCGAGTACCCTGAAGAAGTTGGTTGAACCCTTAATTCTTCGCAGAGTCAAAACTGACCAATCGATTATTAACGATTTACCGGATAAAGTTGACCAAAAACTCTACACCAATCTTACCAAAGAACAAGCATCATTGTACGAAGCAGTTGTTAAAGATGTAGAAAAGCAATTGGAAGCAGCAGAAGGGATTCAACGCAAAGGCTTAATCCTTTCCACATTAATGAAATTAAAGCAGATTTGCAACCATCCCGCCCAATTCTTACAAGATGGTAGCGAATTTTCAGTCATGCGATCGCATAAACTTAGTCGTTTAGTGGAAATGCTAGAAGAGGCAGTTTCCGAAGGAGATAGTTTACTCGTATTCAGTCAATTTACGGAAGTTTGCGAATCAATCGAGAAACATATCAAACATACGCTGCATTACAACACATATTACCTGCATGGTGGAACAACGCGTCAGAGGAGGGAAAAGATGATTGAGGAATTTCAAAACCCGGAGACAGAGCCATCAGTTTTTATACTTTCCTTAAAAGCAGGTGGTGTTGGTATTACCCTGACTAAAGCCAATCATGTCTTCCATTTTGACCGATGGTGGAACCCAGCAGTCGAAGAACAAGCAAGCGATCGCGCTTTCCGAATTGGGCAGAAAAAGAATGTTTTTGTACATAAATTTGTAGCAATTGGCACCTTGGAGGAGAAAATTGACCAAATGATTGAAGATAAGAAAAAACTTGCTGCTGCGGTAGTTGGGAGTGATGAATCGTGGTTGACAGAACTTGATAATGAAGCGTTTAAACAGTTAATCGCATTGAATAAAAGCGCAATATTGGAATAA
- a CDS encoding GNAT family N-acetyltransferase gives MSKFDLEVTLREITKENWRDIVRLKVAPHQEQFVTSNATSIAEAHFNPEIAWFRAIYALDVPVGFLMLEDNAVQQEYFLWRFMIDEQYQGRGYGRKALELFFAHVKTRPGAYAVETSCVPAKGGPGPFYEKMGFVYTGKEEDGELVMRREF, from the coding sequence ATGTCCAAATTCGACCTCGAAGTAACGCTGCGCGAGATTACTAAGGAAAACTGGCGTGATATCGTTCGCTTAAAAGTAGCCCCACACCAAGAGCAGTTCGTGACATCCAACGCTACGTCTATTGCAGAAGCCCATTTCAATCCAGAGATTGCTTGGTTCCGCGCAATCTATGCTCTCGATGTGCCAGTCGGTTTTTTGATGTTGGAGGACAACGCAGTTCAGCAAGAGTACTTTCTGTGGCGCTTTATGATAGATGAGCAATACCAGGGGCGTGGGTACGGGCGAAAGGCACTGGAGTTGTTCTTCGCACACGTCAAAACGCGCCCTGGGGCATATGCAGTCGAAACAAGTTGTGTGCCAGCCAAAGGTGGTCCAGGTCCGTTCTACGAGAAGATGGGTTTTGTTTACACCGGAAAAGAAGAGGACGGCGAACTTGTGATGCGACGTGAATTTTGA
- a CDS encoding AAA family ATPase, whose translation MYSKGTLIFFCGKMGAGKSTLSRQISQELNGILLSEDDWLSTLYPEEIKNFDDYLKYANRLKPLLISHIRNILNSGVSVVMDFPANTKNQRAWFKNIFLTENIPHRLIYLEIDDKICIEQIAKRRETNPERSVFDTEEVFRHVTSFFQPPSADEGFSIEVVKR comes from the coding sequence ATGTACTCAAAAGGGACTTTGATATTTTTCTGTGGGAAAATGGGCGCTGGTAAATCTACATTATCCCGTCAAATCTCTCAAGAATTAAATGGAATCCTCCTATCTGAGGATGATTGGTTATCAACTCTTTACCCAGAAGAAATCAAGAATTTTGATGATTATTTGAAATATGCAAATCGCCTCAAACCACTATTAATATCCCATATCAGAAACATACTTAATTCTGGAGTTTCTGTAGTTATGGATTTTCCAGCAAATACAAAGAATCAAAGAGCATGGTTCAAGAATATATTTTTAACCGAGAACATTCCCCATCGCCTAATCTATCTTGAGATAGATGACAAAATCTGCATAGAGCAAATTGCCAAACGGCGAGAAACCAATCCAGAGCGATCGGTTTTTGATACCGAAGAAGTTTTCCGTCATGTAACCAGTTTCTTTCAGCCACCATCTGCTGATGAGGGATTTTCTATTGAGGTTGTAAAACGCTGA
- a CDS encoding type IV toxin-antitoxin system AbiEi family antitoxin domain-containing protein, translating into MNFYGIEEHQIEGVTVRVYCLAKTIADCFKFRNKIGLDVAIEALRDCWREQRCTMDEIWHYAKICRVQNVIRPYLESLE; encoded by the coding sequence GTGAACTTCTACGGTATTGAGGAACACCAAATAGAAGGTGTAACTGTGCGGGTTTATTGTCTCGCTAAAACAATTGCAGATTGCTTCAAGTTTCGCAACAAAATTGGTCTTGATGTTGCCATAGAAGCACTACGAGACTGTTGGCGAGAACAACGTTGCACAATGGATGAAATCTGGCATTATGCCAAGATTTGCCGAGTTCAAAATGTAATCCGTCCATATCTAGAATCACTTGAATGA
- a CDS encoding nucleotidyltransferase domain-containing protein yields the protein MNQQLPDFIHDVVERLQSIEGIASVALGGSRARGNHTPKSDVDLGIYYQPDNPIDVIALNQLACELDDNHRPNLITPIGEWGKWINGGGWLKIKNIPVDFLYRDVDQVDRVINDCRLGKITIDYQPGHPHGFVSSIYMGEVAISLSLCDSYGVLAALQAKTQPYPIELQKATIDTFAWEISFSLLVGKKSIARGDIAHASGCCFRSIACINQVLFALNHEYLLNEKGAVAMANNFAVCPHNYQQRVESAFALLATKSIAEAVAILEEIELELSQWYGERRLEM from the coding sequence ATGAATCAGCAATTACCTGACTTTATTCATGATGTAGTCGAACGTTTGCAGTCAATTGAGGGGATTGCATCTGTAGCACTCGGAGGTTCTCGCGCAAGAGGGAATCACACCCCGAAGTCAGATGTGGATTTAGGAATTTATTACCAACCAGACAATCCCATCGATGTAATTGCTCTCAATCAACTTGCTTGCGAACTTGATGATAATCATCGTCCCAATCTGATTACACCAATTGGTGAATGGGGAAAATGGATTAATGGTGGTGGTTGGCTCAAGATTAAAAATATACCTGTGGATTTTCTCTATCGTGATGTCGATCAGGTTGATCGCGTGATTAATGATTGCAGACTAGGGAAAATTACAATTGATTATCAACCCGGACATCCCCACGGTTTTGTCTCCTCAATTTATATGGGGGAAGTTGCTATTTCTTTATCACTTTGTGATTCTTATGGTGTTCTCGCAGCTTTGCAAGCCAAAACCCAACCCTATCCCATAGAACTGCAAAAAGCAACTATTGATACATTTGCTTGGGAAATTAGCTTTTCGCTGTTAGTTGGGAAAAAGTCAATTGCACGAGGTGATATAGCCCATGCATCAGGCTGTTGTTTCCGCAGTATTGCTTGTATAAATCAGGTATTATTTGCACTAAATCATGAGTACCTACTGAATGAGAAAGGAGCAGTCGCTATGGCGAATAATTTTGCTGTGTGTCCGCACAACTATCAACAACGGGTAGAGTCGGCTTTTGCTTTGTTAGCAACAAAATCAATTGCGGAAGCTGTAGCTATTTTGGAAGAAATTGAGCTTGAGTTGAGTCAATGGTATGGCGAACGCCGTTTAGAGATGTAA